TGGCGGGTGCGGCTGTTGGGTCCGTTCCTGACAGGACGGTCCGGATAATGTCCTCCGCCTGTGAGTCCAGTGTCATGGAGGTGTCGTCATCACGTTCTGCGTGGCTGGCATTTGCCTCAGTCAGTGCAGTCGGGGGTTGCTGAGAACTCATGGGGTTATCCTTCTTCTTCGATGTGGACGCTTCGGGGAATCGGTTTTGATCTTTTGTCCGCGCGTGGACGGGCGGGGAGGTGCGTCCGGCCGGGTGCCTGTCCCTGCCGGCGTTTGGGTGGTCAGTTGCGGCGGCCGTCTGTACGCGTCATCGATGATGATCCCTGAATTTTGCAGGTTTTGACGGGTGCCGGCCTCCAGCCCGTGGCGGGAGTTTAGGTGTTCCCGCCGTGGCGGGCGATACGTGGCGGCCGGAGGTGTTGCTTTGGGCCGCCCGGAGGTTCGGTTTTGATCCTTTTTCGAACGTACCACGCGGCCGCGGCGGCGGTGAGGGCGGCCAGCAGGGCGATGGTTGCTGTGGGGCCGAAAGTTTTGGCTGCCGTGAGGTAGGCGCTTCCGGCGAAGTAGCCGGCGAGGACCACGGCGGCACCCCAGGTAGCGCCGCCGGCGATGTTGAAGGCCAGGAACCGGCGGTAGGGCATGTGGGAGAGCCCGGCAAGGGCGGGCATGACAGCGCGGAAGAACGCGGTGAACCGGCCAAGGAACACGGCGGATCCTCCCTTGCGGGCAAGCAGGTCCCGGGCGCGGTCCAGCCCGGCACGGCGTTTTTGGAGTAAGGAGATTTCCAGGATTCGGGATCCGAAACGGCGTCCGATCTGGTATCCGACGGTGTCCCCGCCGATAGCGGCTGCGATGACGAGGACCAGGACCAGCCAGAGCTGCAGGTGGTGCTGGCTGGCCAGGACCCCGCCGAGGACGGCTGCGGTTTCCCCGGGCAGGATGAAACCGATGAAGAAGGCGTCTTCGGCGAAGACCAGCACACTGATAATCAGGTAGGCGGGCAGGGGCCCGGCGTTACGGACGGCGTCGATGATCCAGGTCATGAGCTGGCCCTCTGCTGTCGGTCCGCCGGGCGCGGAGGTCCGGGGCAGGCAGCCGGGTTCGGGCTAGTAGGGATCTGCATGATGGTGCCTCCTGCGGTTTCGTTCCGGTACTACCAGCATGGCTGGCGGTTCCTGAGGGCGTCCTGAGTCTTATTCCTGCACCAGTGCTTGACCGGTAGGGGGTTAGTCGATTTTTTCTCCGGTGCCTTTGGCTTTCGTGGCGGTGGCGGTGACCGGGGCGAGTCCGGGGGCGGCGGCTTCGACGTTGATTTTTACTTCGTTCGTGGAGGTGCGGTAGAGGCTGTATTTGTTCTCCGGGTAGTGCCCGGTGCCGGTGGCGTTGTCGAAATACACTGTCGCTGACGTATCAGGTGCCAGGGTCAGCCCGTCGAGTTTCTGGTAGTAGGACTCTGTCTGTCCGGTGGCGGTGTCTTTCATGGTGTAGTACACCTCCAGGCCGGTAAGCGGCGCGGGGGTGGAGTTGCTCAGGGTGAACTGAAGGCGGTCCGGGACTGCGGCGTTGGTTTGCGGGTCGGTGTTGTCTTCGGCCTTGGCCTTGCTGATGGTCAGTCCGGGGGCGGTCCCGGTGGCGGTGATGGGGTTTTTTGTCACGGGAAGTACGGTCGCTGCGGGGCCGGCCGCGGCGGTGCCGGTGGTGCCGGCCGTGGGGCTGCCGGGGCCGGAGGCCCCTTGCCAGATCAGGATGGCGGACAGGATGGCGATGGCGATGAGGGCCAGAGGGAGGATTTTTTTAAGGGCGGGCGTTTTCATTGTTCTTAGGCCTTTCGGAGGAGTTTGTGCCGGGTGGCGGCCAGGACCGCGGAGCCCGCTGCTGCGGTGAAGCCGGCGAGGAGCCAGAGGGTGTGGTTGAAGGTCTGAGCCCATACATAGGCGGGGCTCTGTTGGTTGTATTGGTTTTTGATACCGAGCCAGGCGAAGAGGGGGCGTTCGTATTGTTTGGTGAGGGAGGTTTGTTCGATGAGGTCGCGGGCTGTTTCGTAGCCGGTGAAGTTGGCCATAACGGCGTGTTCGTGTGCTTTGTCGATTTGGAGGCTTGCGAACAGCCCTCCGGGGATCTGGTTGTCCGGATCCATGGTGTCGCCGATCTGGGGGATCACCAGAACGACGATGAGCCAGAGGACCAGGGCCAGTACCAGGCCGGTGGCCGGGGTCCGGGTGAGGGCGGCCAGGGCCAGCGCGGCGAGCGACCACATGGTCAGGTAGATGGTGGTGTGGGCTGCGGCGAGTACTAGTCGGGTGAGGTCTGTGCCGGTCAGGGGGGCGTTGCCGGCGATGAGCAGGGCCCCGGTGATGACGGAGAACAGGGCTGCGGTGACGGCGGCCCAGATGGTGAAGGCGGCCAGGATTTTGCCGGCGGCGAAGCTGTGGCGTCCCAGGGGACGGGTGAAGATCAGTTGCAGGGTGCCGTTGTTTTTTTCCTTGGCGATCAGTCCGTAGCCGAGGATCACGGCGAAGAGTGCCCCGACGATTTCCAGGTACTCCATCGCTGCCCGCAGCATCTGCAGCGGGAAGAGGTCCGGGGGCGGTGCGGTGACGGTGCCGCCGCTGGCTTTGAGGGCGGCCAGGTAGCTGGTGTAGTCAGCGGTTTTGGCACGGAAGTCTGCGGCCGCTACGAGGACGGAGAGCACGACGATGAGGGCCAGGAAGGTGATCAGCAGCCGCATGGAACGGTTTCGGGACAAGTCCCGGATTTCCTTCCCGCAGAGCGTGAGGAGGCTAGTCATGGAGTTCCTTTCGCATGCTCGCGCGGCCGGTCAGGACGATCAGGGTGACCCCGACGGCGAGGAAGGCCAGGATGACCATGATCCCGCCGGTCATCGTGCCGCTGGCCTGGGGGTCCTGCAGCAGGATCGAAGCGACGTGTTTGAACTGCTCCCCGAGGGACAGGGGGCCGGTGAGGGAGCCGGTGACGGCGAAGATCCCGGTCTGCGGGGCCGCGGGAGGTGTCACCGGGTTCAACAGCGAGACCGGGTGAACGGCGGTGCCGAGCAGGGGCAGGACGAAAATAATGACGCTCCAGACCACGATGGGAACCAGGAGCGCGGCGGTGTAGCTGGATGCGTGGAGCCCGGCCAGCATGCCCAGGGCCACGAAGAAGAGCAGGAAGATCCATGCCAGGGCAAAGAGGGCGGTGAGCCGGAGCAGCTGGCCGGGTGCCGGGATGCTGCCGGTGACCGCGCTGATGGAGGCCATGCTTATCAGCGCCGAGGCCGCCAGCACGCCCAGGAGTCCCAGGCTGATGCCGGTAAATTTCGCGGCCAGGTACCCGGCCGGGGACAGGCGCCGGGTCAGGACCAGGTCGATCGTCCGGGCACGCCGGTCCCGCATCCCGGACTGCACACCGGTCACAACAGCCAGGAGAGCCCCGATCAGGAGGATGTAAATGACGGTATTGCGGGCGTAGTAGAGGGCCGGGACGTTGCCGAAGGGGTTAGGGGCACTTGTCAGTCCCTGGCCGGCGGCTGAGTTGTACACGTTCGTGACGGTTGCCTTCGCGGCCGAGCCGATGAACGCCGAGACTGCGGTCATGCCGATAAACACGGCCAGGAGCAACTGGGGCAGACGTTCACGTCCGGCGCTGCGCAGTTCATGACTGACGGTGGCGGCCCAGGGATTCATGACGGGGTGCCGGCTTCGATGTGGAGGTAGATGTCTTCCAGGGATGCCTGGTC
The window above is part of the Arthrobacter sp. FB24 genome. Proteins encoded here:
- a CDS encoding ABC transporter permease — encoded protein: MNPWAATVSHELRSAGRERLPQLLLAVFIGMTAVSAFIGSAAKATVTNVYNSAAGQGLTSAPNPFGNVPALYYARNTVIYILLIGALLAVVTGVQSGMRDRRARTIDLVLTRRLSPAGYLAAKFTGISLGLLGVLAASALISMASISAVTGSIPAPGQLLRLTALFALAWIFLLFFVALGMLAGLHASSYTAALLVPIVVWSVIIFVLPLLGTAVHPVSLLNPVTPPAAPQTGIFAVTGSLTGPLSLGEQFKHVASILLQDPQASGTMTGGIMVILAFLAVGVTLIVLTGRASMRKELHD
- a CDS encoding ABC transporter permease, with amino-acid sequence MTSLLTLCGKEIRDLSRNRSMRLLITFLALIVVLSVLVAAADFRAKTADYTSYLAALKASGGTVTAPPPDLFPLQMLRAAMEYLEIVGALFAVILGYGLIAKEKNNGTLQLIFTRPLGRHSFAAGKILAAFTIWAAVTAALFSVITGALLIAGNAPLTGTDLTRLVLAAAHTTIYLTMWSLAALALAALTRTPATGLVLALVLWLIVVLVIPQIGDTMDPDNQIPGGLFASLQIDKAHEHAVMANFTGYETARDLIEQTSLTKQYERPLFAWLGIKNQYNQQSPAYVWAQTFNHTLWLLAGFTAAAGSAVLAATRHKLLRKA
- a CDS encoding DedA family protein — encoded protein: MTWIIDAVRNAGPLPAYLIISVLVFAEDAFFIGFILPGETAAVLGGVLASQHHLQLWLVLVLVIAAAIGGDTVGYQIGRRFGSRILEISLLQKRRAGLDRARDLLARKGGSAVFLGRFTAFFRAVMPALAGLSHMPYRRFLAFNIAGGATWGAAVVLAGYFAGSAYLTAAKTFGPTATIALLAALTAAAAAWYVRKRIKTEPPGGPKQHLRPPRIARHGGNT